A region of Primulina huaijiensis isolate GDHJ02 unplaced genomic scaffold, ASM1229523v2 scaffold38059, whole genome shotgun sequence DNA encodes the following proteins:
- the LOC140968843 gene encoding uncharacterized protein isoform X3, with the protein MDNKRRQILLLVLLHQIMFRSFVMLCLLTLQYKKLVVKRRRLESRAPASYNITRRINAQMSHLYRIIEIGDVQCVVNLRMNRNAFAHLCYLLTTVGGLVESRYVRIQEKVAMFLSILAHHKKNRITGHDFMRSGHTISIHFHEVLRSILKLHPILLAKPIPVDDNCTNETWKWFKGCLGALDGTYVSVHVPTSEKPKYRTRKGCYYLCDNGYANLDGFLTPYRRVRYHRDAWGNRSTGPQNYKELFNWRHAQARNVIERAFGLLKKRWAILRSPSFYPLEVQNKIILACILLHNFIRSQMPNDPIEEVEEETDSPIHENEDDFIENFESSEMWDIWRENLAMSMYHN; encoded by the exons ATGGACAATAAACGTCGACAAATTCTACTTTTAGTGTTGCTGCACCAAATAATGTTTCGATCTTTTGTGATGTTATGTCTTTTAACATTACAATACAAGAAGTTAGTTGTCAAACGACGACGTTTGGAGAGTAGAGCACCAGCCTCATACAATATAACACGAAGAATTAATGCGCAAATGAGCCACTTGTATCGAATTATTGAAATAGGAGATGTTCAATGTGTGGTCAATTTGAGGATGAATCGAAATGCGTTTGCACACTTGTGTTATTTGCTAACTACTGTTGGAGGACTGGTAGAATCTAGATATGTCCGGATTCAGGAGAAAGTTGCAATGTTTTTGTCTATCTTGGCCCATCATAAGAAAAACCGAATTACTGGTCACGATTTCATGCGTAGTGGCCACACAATCAGCATTCATTTCCATGAAGTTTTGCGATCAATTCTTAAGTTACATCCGATACTACTTGCTAAGCCTATTCCCGTCGACGACAATTGCACTAATGAAACTTGGAAATGGTTTAAG GGTTGTCTTGGTGCATTGGACGGTACATATGTTAGCGTACATGTTCCTACCTCGGAGAAACCAAAATACAGAACTAGAAAAG GGTGTTATTACTTGTGTGACAATGGATATGCAAATTTGGATGGATTTTTGACTCCTTACAGAAGAGTACGATATCATAGGGATGCTTGGGGAAATCGTTCAACTGGCCCACAAAATTACAAAGAGCTTTTCAATTGGAGACATGCTCAAGCTCGTAATGTGATTGAAAGAGCATTTGGTTTACTAAAAAAGAGATGGGCAATCCTTCGAAGTCCCTCGTTTTACCCTTTGGAAGTGCAGAATAAGATCATATTGGCTTGCATTTTGTTACACAACTTCATCCGATCTCAAATGCCTAACGATCCTATTGAGGAAGTTGAAGAGGAGACAGATAGCCCGATCCATGAAAATGAAGATGatttcattgaaaattttgagtcaTCTGAAATGTGGGATATATGGAGAGAGAACTTAGCAATGTCCATGTATCACAACTAG
- the LOC140968843 gene encoding uncharacterized protein isoform X4, protein MSHLYRIIEIGDVQCVVNLRMNRNAFAHLCYLLTTVGGLVESRYVRIQEKVAMFLSILAHHKKNRITGHDFMRSGHTISIHFHEVLRSILKLHPILLAKPIPVDDNCTNETWKWFKGCLGALDGTYVSVHVPTSEKPKYRTRKGTISVNVLGVCNRDMNFIYALTGWEGSAADARVIRDAVNRDGGLKIQRGCYYLCDNGYANLDGFLTPYRRVRYHRDAWGNRSTGPQNYKELFNWRHAQARNVIERAFGLLKKRWAILRSPSFYPLEVQNKIILACILLHNFIRSQMPNDPIEEVEEETDSPIHENEDDFIENFESSEMWDIWRENLAMSMYHN, encoded by the exons ATGAGCCACTTGTATCGAATTATTGAAATAGGAGATGTTCAATGTGTGGTCAATTTGAGGATGAATCGAAATGCGTTTGCACACTTGTGTTATTTGCTAACTACTGTTGGAGGACTGGTAGAATCTAGATATGTCCGGATTCAGGAGAAAGTTGCAATGTTTTTGTCTATCTTGGCCCATCATAAGAAAAACCGAATTACTGGTCACGATTTCATGCGTAGTGGCCACACAATCAGCATTCATTTCCATGAAGTTTTGCGATCAATTCTTAAGTTACATCCGATACTACTTGCTAAGCCTATTCCCGTCGACGACAATTGCACTAATGAAACTTGGAAATGGTTTAAG GGTTGTCTTGGTGCATTGGACGGTACATATGTTAGCGTACATGTTCCTACCTCGGAGAAACCAAAATACAGAACTAGAAAAGGTACTATTTCGGTAAATGTATTGGGGGTTTGCAACCGTGATATGAACTTCATTTATGCACTTACTGGGTGGGAGGGATCGGCGGCAGATGCTAGAGTCATCCGTGATGCAGTGAATCGTGATGGTGGTCTAAAAATTCAGAGAG GGTGTTATTACTTGTGTGACAATGGATATGCAAATTTGGATGGATTTTTGACTCCTTACAGAAGAGTACGATATCATAGGGATGCTTGGGGAAATCGTTCAACTGGCCCACAAAATTACAAAGAGCTTTTCAATTGGAGACATGCTCAAGCTCGTAATGTGATTGAAAGAGCATTTGGTTTACTAAAAAAGAGATGGGCAATCCTTCGAAGTCCCTCGTTTTACCCTTTGGAAGTGCAGAATAAGATCATATTGGCTTGCATTTTGTTACACAACTTCATCCGATCTCAAATGCCTAACGATCCTATTGAGGAAGTTGAAGAGGAGACAGATAGCCCGATCCATGAAAATGAAGATGatttcattgaaaattttgagtcaTCTGAAATGTGGGATATATGGAGAGAGAACTTAGCAATGTCCATGTATCACAACTAG
- the LOC140968843 gene encoding uncharacterized protein isoform X2, protein MFRSFVMLCLLTLQYKKLVVKRRRLESRAPASYNITRRINAQMSHLYRIIEIGDVQCVVNLRMNRNAFAHLCYLLTTVGGLVESRYVRIQEKVAMFLSILAHHKKNRITGHDFMRSGHTISIHFHEVLRSILKLHPILLAKPIPVDDNCTNETWKWFKGCLGALDGTYVSVHVPTSEKPKYRTRKGTISVNVLGVCNRDMNFIYALTGWEGSAADARVIRDAVNRDGGLKIQRGCYYLCDNGYANLDGFLTPYRRVRYHRDAWGNRSTGPQNYKELFNWRHAQARNVIERAFGLLKKRWAILRSPSFYPLEVQNKIILACILLHNFIRSQMPNDPIEEVEEETDSPIHENEDDFIENFESSEMWDIWRENLAMSMYHN, encoded by the exons ATGTTTCGATCTTTTGTGATGTTATGTCTTTTAACATTACAATACAAGAAGTTAGTTGTCAAACGACGACGTTTGGAGAGTAGAGCACCAGCCTCATACAATATAACACGAAGAATTAATGCGCAAATGAGCCACTTGTATCGAATTATTGAAATAGGAGATGTTCAATGTGTGGTCAATTTGAGGATGAATCGAAATGCGTTTGCACACTTGTGTTATTTGCTAACTACTGTTGGAGGACTGGTAGAATCTAGATATGTCCGGATTCAGGAGAAAGTTGCAATGTTTTTGTCTATCTTGGCCCATCATAAGAAAAACCGAATTACTGGTCACGATTTCATGCGTAGTGGCCACACAATCAGCATTCATTTCCATGAAGTTTTGCGATCAATTCTTAAGTTACATCCGATACTACTTGCTAAGCCTATTCCCGTCGACGACAATTGCACTAATGAAACTTGGAAATGGTTTAAG GGTTGTCTTGGTGCATTGGACGGTACATATGTTAGCGTACATGTTCCTACCTCGGAGAAACCAAAATACAGAACTAGAAAAGGTACTATTTCGGTAAATGTATTGGGGGTTTGCAACCGTGATATGAACTTCATTTATGCACTTACTGGGTGGGAGGGATCGGCGGCAGATGCTAGAGTCATCCGTGATGCAGTGAATCGTGATGGTGGTCTAAAAATTCAGAGAG GGTGTTATTACTTGTGTGACAATGGATATGCAAATTTGGATGGATTTTTGACTCCTTACAGAAGAGTACGATATCATAGGGATGCTTGGGGAAATCGTTCAACTGGCCCACAAAATTACAAAGAGCTTTTCAATTGGAGACATGCTCAAGCTCGTAATGTGATTGAAAGAGCATTTGGTTTACTAAAAAAGAGATGGGCAATCCTTCGAAGTCCCTCGTTTTACCCTTTGGAAGTGCAGAATAAGATCATATTGGCTTGCATTTTGTTACACAACTTCATCCGATCTCAAATGCCTAACGATCCTATTGAGGAAGTTGAAGAGGAGACAGATAGCCCGATCCATGAAAATGAAGATGatttcattgaaaattttgagtcaTCTGAAATGTGGGATATATGGAGAGAGAACTTAGCAATGTCCATGTATCACAACTAG
- the LOC140968843 gene encoding uncharacterized protein isoform X1 gives MDNKRRQILLLVLLHQIMFRSFVMLCLLTLQYKKLVVKRRRLESRAPASYNITRRINAQMSHLYRIIEIGDVQCVVNLRMNRNAFAHLCYLLTTVGGLVESRYVRIQEKVAMFLSILAHHKKNRITGHDFMRSGHTISIHFHEVLRSILKLHPILLAKPIPVDDNCTNETWKWFKGCLGALDGTYVSVHVPTSEKPKYRTRKGTISVNVLGVCNRDMNFIYALTGWEGSAADARVIRDAVNRDGGLKIQRGCYYLCDNGYANLDGFLTPYRRVRYHRDAWGNRSTGPQNYKELFNWRHAQARNVIERAFGLLKKRWAILRSPSFYPLEVQNKIILACILLHNFIRSQMPNDPIEEVEEETDSPIHENEDDFIENFESSEMWDIWRENLAMSMYHN, from the exons ATGGACAATAAACGTCGACAAATTCTACTTTTAGTGTTGCTGCACCAAATAATGTTTCGATCTTTTGTGATGTTATGTCTTTTAACATTACAATACAAGAAGTTAGTTGTCAAACGACGACGTTTGGAGAGTAGAGCACCAGCCTCATACAATATAACACGAAGAATTAATGCGCAAATGAGCCACTTGTATCGAATTATTGAAATAGGAGATGTTCAATGTGTGGTCAATTTGAGGATGAATCGAAATGCGTTTGCACACTTGTGTTATTTGCTAACTACTGTTGGAGGACTGGTAGAATCTAGATATGTCCGGATTCAGGAGAAAGTTGCAATGTTTTTGTCTATCTTGGCCCATCATAAGAAAAACCGAATTACTGGTCACGATTTCATGCGTAGTGGCCACACAATCAGCATTCATTTCCATGAAGTTTTGCGATCAATTCTTAAGTTACATCCGATACTACTTGCTAAGCCTATTCCCGTCGACGACAATTGCACTAATGAAACTTGGAAATGGTTTAAG GGTTGTCTTGGTGCATTGGACGGTACATATGTTAGCGTACATGTTCCTACCTCGGAGAAACCAAAATACAGAACTAGAAAAGGTACTATTTCGGTAAATGTATTGGGGGTTTGCAACCGTGATATGAACTTCATTTATGCACTTACTGGGTGGGAGGGATCGGCGGCAGATGCTAGAGTCATCCGTGATGCAGTGAATCGTGATGGTGGTCTAAAAATTCAGAGAG GGTGTTATTACTTGTGTGACAATGGATATGCAAATTTGGATGGATTTTTGACTCCTTACAGAAGAGTACGATATCATAGGGATGCTTGGGGAAATCGTTCAACTGGCCCACAAAATTACAAAGAGCTTTTCAATTGGAGACATGCTCAAGCTCGTAATGTGATTGAAAGAGCATTTGGTTTACTAAAAAAGAGATGGGCAATCCTTCGAAGTCCCTCGTTTTACCCTTTGGAAGTGCAGAATAAGATCATATTGGCTTGCATTTTGTTACACAACTTCATCCGATCTCAAATGCCTAACGATCCTATTGAGGAAGTTGAAGAGGAGACAGATAGCCCGATCCATGAAAATGAAGATGatttcattgaaaattttgagtcaTCTGAAATGTGGGATATATGGAGAGAGAACTTAGCAATGTCCATGTATCACAACTAG
- the LOC140968843 gene encoding uncharacterized protein isoform X5: MDNKRRQILLLVLLHQIMFRSFVMLCLLTLQYKKLVVKRRRLESRAPASYNITRRINAQMSHLYRIIEIGDVQCVVNLRMNRNAFAHLCYLLTTVGGLVESRYVRIQEKVAMFLSILAHHKKNRITGHDFMRSGHTISIHFHEVLRSILKLHPILLAKPIPVDDNCTNETWKWFKGCLGALDGTYVSVHVPTSEKPKYRTRKGTISVNVLGVCNRDMNFIYALTGWEGSAADARVIRDAVNRDGGLKIQREEYDIIGMLGEIVQLAHKITKSFSIGDMLKLVM, encoded by the exons ATGGACAATAAACGTCGACAAATTCTACTTTTAGTGTTGCTGCACCAAATAATGTTTCGATCTTTTGTGATGTTATGTCTTTTAACATTACAATACAAGAAGTTAGTTGTCAAACGACGACGTTTGGAGAGTAGAGCACCAGCCTCATACAATATAACACGAAGAATTAATGCGCAAATGAGCCACTTGTATCGAATTATTGAAATAGGAGATGTTCAATGTGTGGTCAATTTGAGGATGAATCGAAATGCGTTTGCACACTTGTGTTATTTGCTAACTACTGTTGGAGGACTGGTAGAATCTAGATATGTCCGGATTCAGGAGAAAGTTGCAATGTTTTTGTCTATCTTGGCCCATCATAAGAAAAACCGAATTACTGGTCACGATTTCATGCGTAGTGGCCACACAATCAGCATTCATTTCCATGAAGTTTTGCGATCAATTCTTAAGTTACATCCGATACTACTTGCTAAGCCTATTCCCGTCGACGACAATTGCACTAATGAAACTTGGAAATGGTTTAAG GGTTGTCTTGGTGCATTGGACGGTACATATGTTAGCGTACATGTTCCTACCTCGGAGAAACCAAAATACAGAACTAGAAAAGGTACTATTTCGGTAAATGTATTGGGGGTTTGCAACCGTGATATGAACTTCATTTATGCACTTACTGGGTGGGAGGGATCGGCGGCAGATGCTAGAGTCATCCGTGATGCAGTGAATCGTGATGGTGGTCTAAAAATTCAGAGAG AAGAGTACGATATCATAGGGATGCTTGGGGAAATCGTTCAACTGGCCCACAAAATTACAAAGAGCTTTTCAATTGGAGACATGCTCAAGCTCGTAATGTGA